Proteins encoded within one genomic window of Gigantopelta aegis isolate Gae_Host chromosome 2, Gae_host_genome, whole genome shotgun sequence:
- the LOC121377332 gene encoding uncharacterized protein LOC121377332 has product MQPTGTREKKRKGKAAPPPEPEPVQPQPEPEETIPTQKAKRKKTVTVFTEDEKDEIIEFLMRNEVLYSKRLAGFKDVTQKEDLWAVQATKMNTTVSQLKIWYTSMRTMLGRLKKHAKKSGTGGDVITDMSSTEKWVWDKFSFFEVSH; this is encoded by the coding sequence ATGCAACCGACGGGTACCAgagaaaagaagagaaaggGCAAGGCTGCCCCACCCCCTGAGCCTGAACCAGTCCAACCACAGCCTGAACCAGAGGAGACCATCCCCACCCAGAAAgccaagagaaaaaaaacagtgACTGTCTTTACTGAAGATGAAAAGGATGAAATCATTGAGTTCCTGATGAGAAATGAGGTCCTCTACAGCAAACGCCTTGCGGGCTTCAAGGATGTCACACAGAAGGAGGATCTGTGGGCTGTACAGGCTACCAAGATGAACACCACTGTGTCGCAACTTAAAATATGGTACACAAGCATGCGTACCATGTTGGGCCGGCTGAAGAAACACGCCAAGAAGAGTGGGACAGGAGGAGATGTCATTACTGACATGAGCAGCACAGAGAAGTGGGTGTGGGACAAGTTCTCTTTTTTTGAGGTCTCACATTGA